TACTTGttgattaaatagattaatttatattaatttaaaatataattagttTCACACAGTTTTGTAAttctttacttttttattttaattaatcgggcaattgagaaaattattatttatatatatatttaaaggttaaaatttttcaaatcaaacaaaTAGTATTTAAAAAACATGAAATGTGTCGtttacataattaaaatataaaatagtatattatgattaaaatataaaaataaaacattaaattaaaattgaaaaatcatATTGATACATGCCAAGGGATAAAGTAATTTAAACATGTTGGCAATACGTAAAAAGCCGACAGCTACCGCACGCGCCTAATAATCAAAATGAAACGAAGGCTTCGTGGCAACAAAAAtccaactaaataaaaaaatgaaatttaaataaaaagataattttattttttattaattatgtaaatgttttaattatttttgaaattataaaaaatacattcaaataattatactcacaattaattattataaaatgcaCTTAGATTGCTTATTATAATATATCTAAACttataccaaaataaataaactttgacaataagttaaaagttttattttgggAGTTCAACTTTATCAATAGATGTTTATGAAGTGTTATCTGTTGTTGAAAGTTGACAAATTTCTCTACACAATGTTATTGTTTTTGGTGAAGATTTATATCTTGACTCAAATGAGAGCTCAAGTGTTTAAAGAGTCGACAAGTTCATAGAGTAAAATATTTTcacatgtatttaatttttattattttacaattaaaaataaagaaatgaccAAACTAAATAGAagatatatagataaataatcaCAAGGGTCTCgtcatctttttaatttaaaattgttcatAGGATCTGTAGTGACTTATATGATTCCTTCAAACTTAGTTGGGGGAAGTTGATGTTTTAGAAACTACGAAAGTAAGTGTATTTTACATTAAACCCGAAATGGTATTTaataaaaagtgtattttgaTTAGGGATAGCGGGTGTTGCTAAATCTAACAGCGTTCCACAGTTGGCACGCTTTGCTTCATTGCCCACATCTATTCAATCTTGAAAATTAGTATCATATCCATGAACGTAAGATGCATTCACCCCACCCTAATTCgcttcaattcaattttcactaTTTATCTTTAAtgtcttcaaatttttaaaaattaaataaatattgaaacatattatttttattagtatgttattatattttgagaGAGCGAAATAAACAATTACCATAACTATGgttgttttaaaattcatatcgaAATTCATGAATTTTAGTATCCTAATTTTAATCCAagcaataatttatttttaatagaatcTAAAacaattcactaaattattaataatccAGTCTTGATACGTTTCATTGCATATGAACTCTTAAACACACATCACATATTAATCATATTTAATAcacaatttcactaaaaaatgaccacgcattttttaaatatttaacataactttataaacaatattaaaaattaagtataataaaatattttaaaaatattaatttttaaaaactgcTTTAGAAATAAAAAACTACACtactaatatattaaatatataaatattcacccAAAAAAATACTGCAGAGATTAGATTGGTTTACaggaaaaattataataaaaaaaaaaagaaaaggaaagagagggaaaaaataaaacaaatctcTATTTGGGTATGAGAAAGACGTTTTGGTTCAAAAGGGCGTCTAAGTTCTCTTCATGTAAGAAGTGGGTCCCAActgtttctctctctctctctctctccttccTCTTCTACCTGTTTTCTCTCTCtccttttgtttttttgaaaattttttatcagCTCTCTTATAAAACCAAAGGGGGCCTAATTGTTTTTGagaaaaaattgttttgaaaGAGGACCCCTCAAGACCCAACCCGGTTTAAAAAACCagacatacacacacacacagagCTCTAAAAACAGCGTTCTTTTCTTgattttgtctttttatttattttttgttgctGTTAGTGGTGGTGGTTTTGGTTTTGTAATTATATGTATgtaaacacattttttttctggGTTTTTGTTTTTGAAAGATGTCAATATAGATGGCTAGTGAATGAAAAATTGGAACGTCAACAAAAATAAAGACTTGAGCTTTGAAGGGAGCAGTCATCAAAATATGTTGTGGTTAGCTTTGCATgttatggaaaatcaaaagatCTGAAGGTGGTTTCTGGTAagtttttttttggggtttaattttCAGCCTGCATTTCTGGTATTTTTATCGGGAAAAAAATCGTTtgctttttgttctttttcctggtttctgggtttttttttaaaaaaaattgttcttgTGGGGGCTGCTTCTCTGAGAaagctgattttttttttaaatttaaattataaaagagtattTTGTTTGAATGAAGAAAATGTCGTGTTCTTTTATTACTGTACTAAttgataatataaaaaatgaaatttgttttggattaaatcattttgaccttttttttttcttcttaatatGCTAATTTTGGGGATATAAACTTTGTTAGATCTTAATTCaatgttataaaatttcatttttgtgTTTCTATTACAGGCAATGAGAATTAAAGATTGGGATTACAATGTTGTGGCTCAAGTGAGCTATGTTTTAGATGATGGAGTGTAGTGTTCAaaaatttgtatttctataaatgGATTGAATCACAAAGTGTAACAGTTCATTTTGGATGCAATGTTAAAAGCATTAGCTCCTGGGTTGTTGATTTCTTCGCTTCTGATCTCGGCCTCCACGGCGGCTGATACCGGTTTTCCGAGGTGTAATTGCGACGATGAAGTGAGTTTTTGGAGCATTGAAAGTATCTTAGAGACGCAACGAGTGAGCGATTTCTTGATTGCGGTCGCCTATTTTTCGATTCCTATAGAATTGCTTTACTTTGTTAGTTGCTCCAATGTGCCTTTCAAATGGGTCTTGTTTCAGTTCATCGCGTTTATCGTGCTTTGCGGATTGACTCATTTGCTTAACGGATGGACTTACGGTCCGCATCCGTTTCAGCTTATGTTGGCTCTCACCGTGTTCAAGATTCTCACCGCGTTGGTCTCTTGTGCGACGGCTATTACGCTTATAACACTTATTCCGTTGCTTCTTAAGGTTAAGGTGAGGGAGTTTATGTTGAAGAAAAAGGCTTGGGACCTCGGGCGGGAAGTTGGGATTATAATGAAACAGAAGGAGACCGGTGCGCACGTCCGTATGCTAACGCAGGAAATCCGTAAATCATTGGATAGGCATACTATTTTGTACACAACGATGGTGGAGTTGTCTAAGACATTAGGTTTGCAAAATTGTGCTGTATGGATGCCTAATGAGATCCAGACCAAGATGAATTTGACTCATGAACTCAAAGGAAGGAACTTTTCGTATAATTTTACCATTCCGATTACGGATCCGGATATTTTGAGGATTAAAGGAAGTGATGGAGTGAACATCCTCGAACCTGACTCTTCGCTTGCCACTGCAAGCAATGGGGAGTATGGTGAGCCAGGACCTGTGGCTGCAATTCGGATGCCAATGCTTCGAGTATCCAATTTTAAAGGGGGAACTCCCGAGCTAGTTCAGACATGTTATGCGATATTAGTTTGTGTTCTTCCGAGTGAACAAAATAGGTCTTGGAGCAACCAAGAACTAGAGATAGTTAAGGTCGTTGCGGATCAGGTGGCTGTTGCACTCTCTCATGCTGCGGTTCTCGAAGAGTCTCAACTCATGAGGGACCAATTGGTCGAGCAAAATCGAGCATTGCAACTGGCACGACAAAATGCCATGAGAGCAAGCCAAGTTAGAAATGCATTTCAGAAGGTAATGAGTGATGGAATGAGGAGACCTATGCACTCGATTTTAGGATTGCTTTCGATGATGCAGGATGGAAATCTGAATAATGATCAACGGATTATTGTTGATTCGATGATGAAGACCAGTAACGTGCTATCGACATTGATAAACGATGTGATGGATATTTCAACAATGGATAACGGAAGATCCCCGTTGGAGAAGCGATCTCTTCACTTGCATTCCATGATAAAAGAAGCTGCTTGTCTTGCCAAATGCTTGTCTGTTTAtagtggttttggtttttcaattGAAGTTGAGAAATCCTTGCCTGATCTTGTTTTCGGTGATGAAAGGAGAGTTTTTCAAGTGATACTTCATATGGTCGGGAGCCTATTGGATGGCAATAGTGGAGGTGGAACTGTTGTACTCCGGGTGTTCTCCGAGAATGGTAGTCAGGAACGGAATGATCAAAGACGGGCAGCCTGGAGGCACAGCTCCTTGGATGGAGATGTACATATCAGGTTCGAAATTAGGATCGAGAATAGCAATTCTCAGCCAGAGAGCAGTGGCTCAATGTCGGAGTTACAGGTCAGTGGCAGAAAATATAACAGCAATAGCGCCGAGGAACGCTTGAGCTTCAGCATTTGCCAAAAGCTAGTGCAGGTAACAAACAAAAGCACTAAATTGTCTGCTTGCGTAAATCCGCGACATTGTGGGATATTAAGTAGGATAAAGAATTTTTGTCGTCTGATGAATATCCGGTTACACGTCATGCATCCGTTTTTCTACCGTTAACTTATTGTTTTGTCGTGTTATGCTTTTTCGATTAATTTGTTTTTCATGATTTCAAACAAATGTGTAGTTAATGCATGGGAACATCTGGGTAgtacaaaatcctcagggttcaGCTCAAAGCATGGCGCTTGTTATTCGGTTTCAACTCCGACCGTCCGTCAGTATAACAATCAACGAGTTGGGAGAATCATCAGACCAGCCATGCTCCAACTCCCTTTTCAAGGGTTTGCAAGTTTTACTTGCCGATGACGATGATCTGAACCGTGCCGTGACTCGAAAGCTTCTTGAGAAGTTGGGATGCAGTGTTTCTGCCGTAACATCTGGATTCGAATGCCTCACTTCTATAGGGCCAGCTTCATCGCCTTTCCAGATTGTCATTTTGGAGCTTCAGATGCCCGAGTTAGATGGATTCGAAGTCGCAATGAGAATCCGGAAATTCCGAAGTCGTAACTGGCCGTTGATTGTTGCCATGACTGCCAGCGCCGATGATGATACATGGGAAAGATGTTCACAGATTGGAATCAATGGAGTCGTTCGAAAGCCAGTCCTATTACAAGGAATCGCCATCGAGCTTCGGAAAGTCCTGATGCAAGCCAACAAAGTTTAAGGTTCTTGAATCCTGAGCACAGGCAATGACGACCGAAATGGTACACAAAGTTCACTCCTTTAACCTTTCATCCCCGGCTTAATGTGCTTGATTTCATGTCGGATTTGCCTAGATAGTTTCAGATCTAATCAAATAGCTTTTATTAGAAATTCTCTTCAACAACATCAGtctaaaaataagaaatatagaTTTATATACATGCACAGTGCAAAAAACTAGATTAAGATCAAGTTATTGCAGATATTAAAAACAGATTGGTTTGCCTTACTAGTTCACAAACAATTTAAAGTCTCCCTcaagctaatatatatatatatatatacgcacatATATTTGCCATTTTTAATCCAAAAAAATGTACTATACCCATGTTTGAACATGTCTTGTTTCGATATAACATTGGACATGGTTATTTTGGGAAACATTGATATACTATATATATTTAGCATGTAAAACAACTTGATATCTTCCTTTCTTTATATGAAGCATTCaccaatgaaaatgaaaatagaacATATTGTAGACAAAACTTAATTCACAAGATAagaattttcatggtggtttttcttttattaaagaGAGTGGGAAAAATGAGGAATGAGAGAAATGGGTACATTTATCGCTGGCTTTTGGTGTTGGTTTTGTTTGGTTGCCAAATTCATGCATGAACCTTACAGTTCAGTACGTATCATATGGACtatttttccttatttcttttttccACTTGGACCACTTTGTTACCCTATAAAACCCTAGCCttttatttgttcttttagtCAATCAGATATTTATGactgaattattaaaattatcttCCCATtagatatttttctttctttctttttaattttaatccgtagttatctacttttattttaatctggtcatttttaatttaaaatattaatcctCAAATTGATATTTGTTATTTCCAAAACCAAAGTGATATAATGGATATATATAGTATaggattaataattaaaaactttataataatagaaattgatctatgaataaaaaaataaaaaaataaacataaaattgcGAACTCAAgggaaattattattttaattagaaagaagtTGACCCATGGATTAAAACtgaccattttcagctacaaaaaAACAAAATGGTCGCAATAGCTGGCCGTCGCTTTTGCTCCAATCAACTTCTTGGAATTGTTCATTAATTGGGTGAACGACAAATTTGGGGTTTGCTTTCATTTTCCAGCATCTACTTGATTGTACCTATGGCCTAATATTGCCTATGCCTATGCCTATGCCTATGCCTATGCCTATGCCATCTatcatttatcttttttttaaaaaaatttgtgaaCTAATGCtaacttataataaaatatttgaattaaatttgatGGACTCGTTTTGGAGTATTAGAATCGATAGTCACAATTTGACACTCGGTGCATGAATAGCTTTACTTTGATAAAAAGATTATCAATTTTGTTATTGAGTAAATTAatcgatttaaaaaataaaatttaattcttatcagtcattcattaaaatttaattttacatttttaaaacttttatgatTTGTGAACTACTTATAAATGGATATGGAAGATGTCTCTTGGAAGGTGGCAAACCATATAATGAAATTGATAGCTAGTATTGCTCCATGAAATACCAAAGACAAATAAATAATGATTTCATggtcaaaataaaaagaaatatatgaTGGATCTGAGTGTGTGATAAAATTATGGCACaacttgcttttttttttttaatatctattGCTAAAAAAAGAATCAAGTTGGAATATGATTAATTTTGGGTAGTAATTAAATGGAAAAAAGTGCTGTGCTAGGGGCTCTGAACCTTCACCACCCTTCCAAATAAAATACATTTCATTTTGTTCTTTTCATGGAATGGAAGCTTGATTTTTGAATGGAGCACTGAATCTAGGAGAAATGGCATACCTCA
This window of the Gossypium hirsutum isolate 1008001.06 chromosome A09, Gossypium_hirsutum_v2.1, whole genome shotgun sequence genome carries:
- the LOC107928557 gene encoding ethylene receptor 2, which produces MLKALAPGLLISSLLISASTAADTGFPRCNCDDEVSFWSIESILETQRVSDFLIAVAYFSIPIELLYFVSCSNVPFKWVLFQFIAFIVLCGLTHLLNGWTYGPHPFQLMLALTVFKILTALVSCATAITLITLIPLLLKVKVREFMLKKKAWDLGREVGIIMKQKETGAHVRMLTQEIRKSLDRHTILYTTMVELSKTLGLQNCAVWMPNEIQTKMNLTHELKGRNFSYNFTIPITDPDILRIKGSDGVNILEPDSSLATASNGEYGEPGPVAAIRMPMLRVSNFKGGTPELVQTCYAILVCVLPSEQNRSWSNQELEIVKVVADQVAVALSHAAVLEESQLMRDQLVEQNRALQLARQNAMRASQVRNAFQKVMSDGMRRPMHSILGLLSMMQDGNLNNDQRIIVDSMMKTSNVLSTLINDVMDISTMDNGRSPLEKRSLHLHSMIKEAACLAKCLSVYSGFGFSIEVEKSLPDLVFGDERRVFQVILHMVGSLLDGNSGGGTVVLRVFSENGSQERNDQRRAAWRHSSLDGDVHIRFEIRIENSNSQPESSGSMSELQVSGRKYNSNSAEERLSFSICQKLVQLMHGNIWVVQNPQGSAQSMALVIRFQLRPSVSITINELGESSDQPCSNSLFKGLQVLLADDDDLNRAVTRKLLEKLGCSVSAVTSGFECLTSIGPASSPFQIVILELQMPELDGFEVAMRIRKFRSRNWPLIVAMTASADDDTWERCSQIGINGVVRKPVLLQGIAIELRKVLMQANKV